The window ATAGTTGCGCTGCTTCGAAGCCGGGCCGGGCTTGTAATAGTTGTTCACGATATTGAACCAACCGCCCTCGCCGCCATAGGTCGAATTATCGTTCCAGTTGTAAATCACGTTGTTGCGGTAATCCACATTTCCGCGGTGAGTCGAAAGATAGCTGTCGTAAATCTCGGGATGGTCGATGCGGGCGTTGCGGCTCTTGTTGTGAGCCAGCAGGTTATGATGGAACGAGGCATTTTTGCCGCCCCAGATGCCGCCATAGCCGTGGCTGCCCTTGGGATGCCCCGAATTGTTGAGACTCTCGGAAAGCAGGCACCACTGCATCGTGAAATTACGGTTGGCGTAGAACGACGCGCATTCGTCCATCGACCACGACATCGAACAATGGTCGAGGATGATATTCTCGTGGTAACGCCCCCAGATACAGTCCTCCTGCGGTTTGGCGGCATCCTTGGTCGTATCGCCCAAACGGAAACGGACATAGCGGATAATCACGTTGTCGGCATCGACGCGCACGGTGTAGTCGCGCAGGCAGACGCCGTCGCCCGGGGCGGTCTGGCCGGCGATGGTCAGGTCTCCGTTTTGAATGCGCAGATCGCTCAGCAATTCGATCGTTCCCGCCACGTCGAAGACGACGATGCGTTTGCCCGAAGCCTCGACGGCCTCGCGCAGCGACCCGGCGCCCGAATCATTGAGATTGGTGACGTGCCAGACCTTGCCGCCGCGGCCGCCCGTCGTGTACATGCCGCCGCCCTCGGCGCCCGGGAAGGCGCGGAGTACCCCGTCGTTCTCGTTGGCCAGGGGAAGCCCCAGCTCCGTATCCGGATCGACGGGCGAACCGCCGTCCGAAAAGACGACCTCGTCGCAGAAGGCGGAATCCTGCCATTCGGCCGAACCGAGCGGCGCCACGGCGCGCACCCGGAAACGGTAGGTCACCCCCTGCTCCAGTTCGAAGCGCTGGGAGGTGAGGCTCGTCGTGGCCGATTTGACAGGCGCGGCGGCATCGCCGGCATAGAGTTCGAAAGCGAAGCGCACGGCTTCGACCTGTGCGGAGATCGACCAGCGCACGATGGCCGTCCGGCCGGAGACCGAATACGTAACATCGGGAACGGGCAGGGTTTTCCGTTCGGGGTCCGCCTCGGCGGAATCGCCGCCGCATCCGGCAGCAAACGCCAGAAAAGCGGGCAGCATATATAAAAACAGATTGCGTATCATGGGATCAGCTATTTGATAACGACATAACGGGCCGCGCTTCCGGAAAGGTCCGCATTTTCCCCGGTGATCTGTGCCGAGGCGACGGCGATGCCGCGGTTGCGGCTGCCCGTCACGACCAGGGCACGCTCCATACCCTCGGAGGTCACGAAACCTTCGGCACGGAGGTTCTTGACGTTGTTGAGCATCAGCGCAGGCCCCCGCTCGGGGATGATCTGCACGTTGCGCAGCACAACGTCCGAAGATTCGTTGATCCGGGCCCCGGTTTCGGCATAAATAAAGGTATTCTCGACGGTCACGTGCTCGACGTTCATCTCCGGCAGGCCGTTGAAATACATCGCGCGGCGGGCTCCGCGGCACCGGACATCGCGGATACGGATGTTGCGGAACGCAGGCGTGGTCTCGTCAACAGCCTTGGGCGCCAGGTCGGTGGGCTCGGCCTCCGGCCCCTCGGCAAGCGCCTCGGAGGCCGATTTGCCGCCGTAGAAAAGGTCGAACAGCAGCGGTTCCTGCAAGATGTCGTTCATGGAAATATCCTCGATCCAGATGCGCTCCACCACCCCGCCGCGGCCGCGCGTGGACTTGAAGCGCAGCCCCACGTCGGTACCCGAAAAGACGCAGTTCGAAACCCGGACGTTGCGCACGCCGCCCGACATCTCGCTGCCGACGACGAAGCCGCCGTGGCCGTGAAAGACGATGCAGTTATCGACGAGGATGTTCTCGCACGGAATGCCCCGGTCGCGGCCCGCCTTGTCCTTGCCGCTCTTGATGCAGATGCCGTCGTCGCCCACGTCGAAGCGCGAACCGGTCAGCACGACGTTGCGGCACGACTCGATGTCGATGCCGTCGCTGTTCTGCGCGTAGTCGGGACAGCGGACCGTAATATCGTTGACGATCAGATTGGTGCACATCGCCGGATGGATGTTCCAGCAGGGGGAGTTCTGGAAAGTGACGCCCTCCAGCAGGACGTTTTCGCAGTTGTGGATGGCAACCAGGACCGGACGCAGGAAATCGCGCATGCGTTCGAAATCGGCGCGCGTCGCGGCCCACGTCGAGACGTTCTGGTCGGCTCCCGAGGTGGCCCCGAAGCGGTAACTTTCCGAGGGATACCACGTCTTTCCGTCGTCGGAAAGCACGCCGCCGCTCTGCACCAGCTCCTTCCACTGACGGGGATTGAGTTTGTCCCTCTTCACGGCACGCCACGCATCGCCGTTCCCGTCGATCACGCCGCAGCCCGTGACGGCTACGTTCCGGACGCCGCGGGCCGACAGCGGCGACTGGCAGCGCAGGGTGTTGAGCCCCTCGAAAGTGGTCTCGACCAGCGGATAGAGCGACTTGTCGTCGCTGAAAACGATCACGGCATTCTGCCCGACATGGAGTTCGATATTGTCTTTCAACACGATGGGCCCCGTGAGCCAGACGCCCTCGGGGACATCCACACGACCGCCTCCGAGGGCCGCAAGGGCGTCGATGGCATCAGCGAAGGCCGCCGTATTGAGCGCATGGCCGTCGCCCACGCCGCCGAAGTCGGCGATGCTGACCGTACGGTCGGGAATCGCAGGCCGCGGAACATGCGGCATTTCGAACGGCCGGTCGCCGAAGGAGGAATCCGGCTGCGGGGTGCGGGCCCGGCAATCCGCAGCCGTAGCCAGGATCGCCGCCGCACAGATCGTCACAAATTTCAGGTTCATAAAAAAGGCAGTTTTATCGTATACTTAAAATTTCCGGAATTTCAGGTATACAAAAGTAAACTGCCTCAGTCTATCGGACCGGGATTTTTTGACGCAAACGATGTACTTTTCTTCAAAACTACCGAATCCGCGAAACCACGGCCGCCGTGCGGGCCGCACGGACCGACTCCGCAAGCTCCTCGGCGCACTCCGCGTCGCTGCGGCCTTCGAGCCATTCGCTCTTGCGCCAGCGCGTGTCGAACACGTAGTCGATGTGTCCGCGGGCGTCGGGCACGAGCTGGAAAAGATAGCTGGTCTTGTCGTCGATCTGCGAAACCGCCTGCTCCTGCGGCACGGCGACAGCCAGCCCGACACGCTCTTTCTCCCATTTCAGGGTGTCGTTCTCGGGGTAATCCTGCCCGAAAGCGACGATGATGCCGTCCTGCCTGCAAACCCGGTTTTCGGCCATCTTCATCACGCCCGTCGTGAAAACGAGCCCCTCGGAATCGCCCTCGATGAGGTTCTCGACCTGCACGTCGCTGTGTCCGGCGTAGAGGATGTAGCGCGAAGTCATGTCGATCTCGCGGCCTCCGTATCTCCACCCTTCGACCCGCATCTCGACGATCGTGCGGACGGGGCCTTTGGCCAGTATCCGGGCCTCGCGGCGTCTGAAATCGGCGATGTGGACCATCTTCCTCTTCCCGGCGTCCCAGCCTTTGAGCGTCCCCACGCCCACCGAGCCGAAGACCCGCAGGTTGTCGTGCCCGTAACCGGCGGCCAGCTGCTCGTCCGAAGGATACCACATCGTCTCGGCCAGCTCCAGCCGGGGCCGTTTCTTGCCGTAGGTGTCGATGGTCTGCTTGTTGTCGAAGTAGATGCGGTAGGCGGCATACTCCGATTCGAAAGCCGGACCGTGGTGGTGGAGCTTGTGATACATATCGTTCTGCGTCGAGGAGAGCGTATCCGCCGCCCGCAGGCTCTTATCCGGATTTTTCAACCACATTTGGGCATGCACGCGGCTTTTGAACACCCGCTTGTCGGGCGCCGAGGAATAAACGACCCGGAAATCCCGCGCTCCGGAGATGTCGGCGACGAAGACCAGCTCGCCCAGCCGTTCGTCCAGCTGGGAGGGGATTTGCCGCGAGCCTTCGGACGACACGACGGCACTTCGGGCCCACCCGGGCACATCCCGGATCACGACCGGACATTCGGGCCGCGAACCCGCGACCGTCACGCGGTAACTGCATTTCAAAGTTCTGGCACTCAGGGTGCAGAGGGCGCCGAGAGCCAGTAAAAGGACGAAAATCCGTTTCATGCCATTTCTGTTTTTCAATGATTCGTTCGGGTCCGGCACAGCGGCACACCATAATTATATATACGCGGCGACAAGGGTTCGAAACGCACCCGAAGATTCATGCAAATATATAAATTTTGGCCGCAATTCTTTGTATTTCCCCAAAAAGATTCTATATTTGCACACCCTTTCGGAGTTAACAGCCGCAAGGCGTGACCGGAGAGGTGGGTGAGTGGCTGAAACCACCGGTTTGCTAAACCGACGTACGGGGTAACCCGTACCACGAGTTCGAATCTCGTCCTCTCCGCCAAGGAATCCTGCAAATAGATGTTTGCGGGATTTTCATTTTCAGACCGTCTTCATGGGCAACCGACTGTCGAATATCCTGCGTCTCTCCGCAATGGCGCTCCTGCTGGTGGCAGGAGTTTACGGTTATATCTGCTACGAGAAAACCCGGATCGTCTGGTGGCTGCCCGTCGCCGCAGCCGCCGGCGGAGCCGTGGTCACGATGCCCCTCCTCTCCCGGCTGTGGAGCCGGCTGACGGGCCTCGACGACCCGGGGATGAACCGGCTGTGCCACCTGCTCGGAATCGGAGCCGTCCTCTATTTCCTTTTCATGGGCGGCAACTGCCTGCTGGCGGACCCGGCGTCGGAATACGGCGAACAGATCACCGTCACGGAGAAAATCCGCAAAGTGCGTCATCAGCGCCACCGGATCGGCCACCGTTCGGTGCCGGGCCGGACTTACGAGGTCTTCTACCTGCGGATCGAGTTCGCCGACGGCATGCGCCGGAAGATACAGGTGCCGTCCTCGGTCTACAACTCCTGCCGGGAGAATCACTCCAAAACTGTCACCATGCGGCGCGGATTCTTCGGATTCCCCGTGATCGGGCGTTTCAGTCCCCCGGACAAGCCGCAGAATTAACCTCCCTGCCGGCATTCACTCCATTTCGGTCAGGTGTTTCCAGTAACGGCGCGGCATCATGCGGCGCTGCAAGCGTTCGTTCGTCCGCTGGGGAATGGCCAGCGCCCGGAAATAACTCTTCCACAAGAGCTGGAACCGCCGCTCGTCCTCGGCAAGCCACTCGTCGGCGAGTTTGTCGGCGATCATCCCCCGGTCGTCCTCCAGCGTGACGCGGCGCGCCGAGGCGCCGTCGTAATAATATCCGTAATCGCGTTTGCGGTCGTAGATAAGCCACCGCTGGTCGGCGAAGCGGTCGGTGAAATAGTCGAGGGCGAGCGGCAGGGCGTCGTGCTCAGGGGTGACGGCGGCGAAATAGGTGCCGTCGGCGGCCTTTTGCAGCCGCACGAACTGCTTCATGCGTTCGCGTTCGTGGGAAACCCGAAGCGCCAGCCGGTGCAGGGCCTTCATGTCGGGATCGGCCTGATCGGCGACGACTCCCTCGCCCTCGTCGAAAACACGCCGCAGGCAGCGCAGCATCAGCAGGTCGCCCCCGGCCTGCTCCCCGTGCCAGGCATAGACGAACATCGAACGGGCGCGGGCGATGAGCCGCCGTTCGAGCCCCCGCCACACGCGGGCGGCGTGGGCTTCGTCGGTCACGACATCGTGGACGCGCTCCGTGAAGAGCGGCTCGGGCTCCCCGGGGCCGATCAGCGCCTCGGGAAACACGTGCAGCGAATAGGCGTCGAACAGGGCCGACAGCAGCCCGTCGAAAGTTTTATCGTAACGAAAGACCAGCATGGCGTCAGAACAGGGTCAGCTGCCCTTCGTTTTTATCGGACCTCCGCCGCTGCGGGGCGGTGAGCAGGCGGCGCACCTGCTCCGGGCGGAGTTCGTTGACACCCTGCCCCGAGGTGAGTTCGCGGCAGAGGATGAAATACTGCGCCTTCTTCATCACCACGCCGATCTGTCGCAGCGACTGCTGCGTCAACGTCCGGTAGCGGCGCGAAGTGACGATCAGCCGGGCCGACTTGACCCCGATGCCCGGCACGCGCAACAACATCTCGTAGTCGGCGCGGTTGACATCGACCGGGAAAAATTCGGGATGCCGCAGGGCCCAGGCCAGCTTGGGGTCGATCTCCAGATCGAGGCGCGGAGTGCGCTCGTCGGCGATCTCGTCGGCCCGGAATCCGTAGAAGCGCATCAGCCAGTCGGCCTGATAGAGCCGGTTTTCGCGCACGAGGGGCGCCTTGTCCAGCGCGGGCAGCCGTTTGTCGTAGGGATTCACCGGGATGAAGCCCGAATAGTAGACGCGCTTCATCGTGGGCCGGGCGTAGAGCGACGACGACAGCAGCAGGATGTCGCGGTCGCTTTCGTCGGTGGCCCCGACGATCATCTGCGTGCTCTGCCCCGCGGGCGCGAAGCGCGGCGCATGACGGAAGCGGGTGCGCTCCTCGGCGCTCTGCAACACCCCCTGCTGGATGTAGCTCATCGGGCGGTAGATGCTCTCGTAGCTCTTGTCGGGAGCCAGCAGCCGCAGGTTGCGTTCGGTGGGGATCTCGATATTGACGCTCATGCGGTCGGCATAGCGCCCGGCCTCGGCGACGAGTTCGGGACTGGCCCCGGGAATGCTTTTCAGGTGGATATAGCCGTTGAAGCGGTGCACCGTGCGCAGGTCGCGGGCCACGCGGACCATGCGCTCCATCGTGTAGTCGGGATTGCGGACGACGCCCGACGAGAGGAACAGCCCCTCGATGTAGTTGCGGCGGAAAAACTCGATCGTCAGCTCGGTCAGCTCGCCGGGAGTGAAGGCGGCGCGCGGAATGTCGTTGCTGCGGCGGTTGATGCAGTAGGCGCAGTCGTAGATGCAGACGTTGGTGAGCATGATCTTCAGCAGCGAGACGCAGCGTCCGTCGGCCGTGAAGGAGTGGCAGATGCCCCACCCCGCCGTGCTGCCCACATCGCCCGGACGGCTGCGGCGCGTGACGCCGCTCGACGCGCACGAAACGTCGTATTTGGCCGATTCGGCCAGCACCTTAAGTTTTTCCAGCACGGTCGCTTTCATGGCGGCAAGATATCGCTTTTTTTCGAAAAACACCGAAGCCCCGGTCCGCAATTTTCCGCCGTCGATCCGATGTCGCTGTGTGCGTGGCGAATAAAAAAACGAGGCGGTATGCACCGTCTCGTTCGTATGGGTCGAGGGGAAAATTCCCCGAAGATCGTTCTCTGTCGGACTCGTTTAGAATCTCCGTCCGCGGCTGCCGCCGCCGTAACCGCCGCCGCGGCTGCCGCCGAAACCGCCCGAAGGACGCTCCTCGCGGGGACGAGCCTCGTTCACGGTGATCGTCTGCCCCTCGAAGCTGGCGCCGTTGAGCTGTTCCATCGCTTTCCGAGCCTGGTCGTCGTCGGGCATTTCGACAAAGCCGAAACCGCGCGAACGACCCGTTTCCCGGTCAGTGATGACGTTGGCCGAAGCGACTTCGCCAAACTGTGCGAATAAATTCCCTAAGCCTTCACTGCTCGTGCCCCAGCTCAGATGCGAAACATAAATGTTCATTCTGCTAAAAATTAAAATAAAAGTTAAAAAAGTGCCTATTTGTCGATTATGGCTATTCGTACTGCGTTCATGCCGCGTGTGCCGCGCTCAAGCTCGAAGGCCACCCGGTCGCCCTCGGCGATCCCCGCCGGAGCGTTGGTGACGTGGAAAAAGTATTTTTCGCTGTCCGAGGCGTCCTTGATGAAACCGTATCCTTTCGAAGAGGTGAAATACTCCACCCGTCCGCTCAGGGGCTCTTCGGCCCCGGTCTCCATCCGCCGGGGCACCGAAACCTCGATTTCGGAGAGGTCGATCTCCGCCCTCGGCCCCACGTCCTGCGGCGAGGCATGAAGCACGCCGTTTTCATCGACGTAAGCCAGCATATCCTCGAAACTGCGGCTGCCGGCGCTCATGCGCTCCTCCTTTTTCTTCTGCTTGTCCTGACGCTTTGTCTGTTTAAGTTTTTCTCGTTCTCGCTTTCCCGATGTAATTCGTTTGGCCATTCAATCTGTTTGTTTATTTGCGGATTCGGAAAACAACCGCGACTCGCCGCAAACGCGCCGCCAACAACAAAAGAGCAGGAAATGAGGTCGATTTTGAGAATTGAGGAAACTGCGATACGCGCAGTTGTCAGACACTTACCAAAGAAGATTCAAAACGAAACTCGATTGTTTTCGGTACAAACATACACATTTTATTCCACAAATCCTATTTTTTACGTTTTTTCTCGCATATCCGGAATTGCGGAAGCCGCAATTTCAAGTTTATTTCAGATTTCAGCCCCAATTTTGCAGCGGAAACCCGGGCGCGTGCACATTTTTTGTATTTTTGTCCGGCGTGTCCCCGAAAAGAGAACGAACAGAAAATCCGATGATGAAAAAATTACCGATCCTGCTCCTCCTGCTCGCCGCCTGCTGGTCGCCGGCCGCAGCCCGGGAGCCGCAATCCCGAACCGTCCAGCCGCAAACCGAAATCATTACGGCCGACTCGACCTACGAACTGATCGAGCAGCTGCGCAACATGCCCAACATCGAGGTGGGCAAGGGCATCACCTTCCGGCCCAAAAACAAATGGTTCGAACTGACGATGCGTTTCCGGATGCAGAACCTGCTGTCGCTGTCGTTCGACGACGACTTCACCCTCACCAAGACCGACGCCCGCGTGAAACGGCTCCGCCTGCGGTTCGACGGCTACATCTATTCGCCCAAGCTGGTCTACTCGGTCCAGCTGGGATTCACCGGCTACGACACCGAGGTGCTGCCCAACGGAAACATGAACATCGTGCGCGACGCCATCGTCTACTACGTCCCGAGCGCCAAATGGAACATCGGGTTCGGACAGACCAAGATCAAGGCCAACCGCGCGCGGATCAACTCGTCGAGCGCCCTGCAATTCGTCGATCGCAGCATCGTCAACAGCGAATTCAACCTCGACCGCGACTTCGGGTTCTTCGGCGAGTACAACCTCGACCGCAAGAGCGGCTTCGACCTCTCGGCCAAAGGCTCCGTGACGCTCGGCGAAGGCCGCAACTGGGGCAGCTCGTCGAACGGAGGGATGGCCTACACGGGGCGTCTGGAACTCTACCCGCTGGGGCGCTTCTCGGCCAAGGGCGACCTGCTGGAAGGGGATTTCGACTTCGAGGAACGCCCCCGCATCCTGATCGCCGGGGCCTACTCCTACAACCACAAGGCTTCGCGCCTAAAAGGCCAGCGCGGCGGAATCATGCCCAGCGACGCCACACGCGACATAGGCTCCTACTTCGCCGACTTCATCCTCAAATACCGCGGATTCGCGTTCTACACCGATTATATGGGGCGCACCTGCGGCGAACCGCTGTTCGACAGCGACCGGAATGCCTTCGTGTACAGCGGACAGGGCCTCAACATCCAGGCCAGCTACCTGTTCCGGAACAAATGGGAGGTGGCCCTGCGCAACTCGACGCTCTTCCCCGAGGAGAAGGTGCAGCCGCTGGCCGGATACCGGAACTGGAACCAGACCACGCTGGGCGTCACGCGCTACATCATCGGCCACAGTCTGAAAGTGCAGGCCGACATGTCGTACAACACCCGCAGCCGGTCCGCAGACCCGAATTACAACCGTTGGGAAATCCGGTTCCAGCTGGAGCTGGGACTCTGACAGAGAAACGCCCGGGGCCCTCGCTCCGGGTGTTTCATTCAAAGGAGTTTGAGTGCGATCCGCGCGCAGGCTTCGGCGTCGGCCAGCGCATGGTGGTGGTTTTCCAACTCGTAGCCGCAGGCCGCGGAAACGGTGTGCAGCTGGTGGTTGGGCAGGCGGCGGCCGAAAATGCGCCGCGAGGCCCGGCAGGTACAATAGAAGGTATAACCGGGATAAGGCATGCCGTAGAGGTCGAAGACCGCCTTCAGGCACCCTTCGTCGAAGGGCGAGTTGTGCGCCACGAGCGGCAGGCCCTCGATGCGGGGCCCGATCTCCTGCCACACGGCGGCGAAATCGGGAGCCTCGGCCGTATCCTCGTAGGTCAGGCCGTGGATGGCCGTGGTGAAACGGCTGTAATAGTTGGGACGGGGGCGGATCAGCCGGTAGAACGTATCGGTCACCTCGCCGCCGCGCACGACGACGACGCCCACCGAGCAGACGCTCGTGCGCTTTCCGTTGGCCGTCTCGAAATCTATGGCTGCAAAATCTTTCATTCGTCCGGGGAGTGTTCGACCTGCAAATATACGCAATTCGGCGGATCGGCGAACGCTCCGAACGTAAAAAAAGCCCCGCTCGGTACAAGCGGGGCCGGAGAAGTTTCAAGGGTATGGTTATCAGGTGTGCGAGGTTTCATCCGATCACGCCGCAAAATTACCCGCCCGACGTTTCACCGCCGTGACAGGCCGGTGACAATTCTGCGACGAGAGAGCCGCATCCGAACGGACGCGGCTCTCTTCATCATATGCGGCCCTATTCCCACTCGATCGTTGCGGGCGGTTTTGAGGAGATGTCGTAGACTACGCGGTTGACCCCCTTGACCTTGTTGATGATGTCGTTCGAAACGTTGGCCAGGAACTCGTAGGGAAGGTGCACCCAGTCGGCCGTCATGCCGTCCGTGGAGGTCACGGCGCGCAGGGCCACGCAACTCTCGTAGGTGCGTTCGTCGCCCATCACGCCGACGCTCTTCACCGGGAGCAGGATCGCTCCGGCCTGCCATACCTTGTCGTACAGCCCGGCGGCGCGCAGCGAGTCGATGTAAATCTTGTCCACGTTTTGCAGAATCTCGACCTTCTCGGGAGTGATGTCGCCCAGAATGCGGATCGCAAGGCCCGGTCCCGGGAAGGGATGGCGGCCGATCAACTGCTCGGAGATGCCCAGCGAACGCCCCACGCGGCGCACCTCGTCCTTGAACAGCAGGCGCAGCGGCTCGACGATCTTCAGGTTCATCTTCTCGGGAAGGCCGCCGACGTTGTGGTGCGACTTGATCGTGGCCGAAGGGCCGTTGACCGAGCACGACTCGATCACGTCCGGGTAGATCGTACCCTGCGCCAGCCAGCGAACGTCCTTGATCTGGATCGCCTCCTCGTTGAACACCTCCACGAAGTCGCGGCCGATGATCTTGCGCTTGCGCTCGGGGTCGGAGACGCCGGCCAGGTCGCCCAGGAACTTGGCGCCGGCCTTCACGCCCTTGACGTTCAGCCCCATGTTCTTGTACGACTCCAGCACGTCTTCGAACTCGTTCTTGCGCAGCAGTCCCGAATCGACGAAGATGCAGTAGAGGTTCTTGCCGATGGCCTTGTGCAGCAGCACGGCGGCCACCGACGAATCGACGCCGCCCGAAAGCCCTAACACGACCTTGTCGTCGCCCACCTTCTCGCGCAGCTCACGCACGGTGGACTCCACGAAACTCTCCGAGGTCCACGACTGCGAGCAGCCGCAGATGCCCACGACGAAGTTCTTCAGCAGCTGCGTGCCGTCGGTCGAGTGGTAGACCTCCGGGTGGAACTGGATACCCCAGGTCTGCTCGCCCGCGATGCGGAACGCGGCGACGCGCACATCCTCGGTGCTGGCGATCAGTTTATAGTTATCGGGCACGCGCGTGATGGTGTCGCCGTGCGACATCCACACCTGCGTTCTGGCCGGCAGGTCGCGCATCAGCGCATCCGACGGATCGCCGACGGAGAGCATCGCACGGCCGTATTCGCGGCTGGGCGCGGGCTGCACCTCGCCGCCGAAGGCCGAAGCGAGGAACTGGGCTCCGTAGCAGACGCCCAACAGCGGCAGTTTGCCCTTGAAGGCCGAAAGGTCGGGGTTCGGGGCCTGGGCGTCCCGCACGGAATAGGGGCTGCCCGAAAGAATCACACCCCGCACCGACGCATCGAGCGCCGGAATCTTGTTGAACGGGTGGATTTCGCAATAGACGTTCAGTTCGCGGACACGGCGTGCGATCAGCTGCGTGTACTGCGACCCGAAGTCGAGAATGAGGATTTTTTCCATCTATATCGTGTTTATTGTTTTCTTACCGGACGGTTGAAACTCCCTGCCAGCCGCATTTCGGCGGCAAAAGCCTCACAGCCGACTTCGCGGATGCGTTCGACGCATCCCCTGCGGTCGGAACGGAAGACGAACCCGAAAATTCGTGCGATGAAATTATTGAACTTCCCGCAACTTTCCAGCGGCATCAGCGTACATTCGGCGCAACTCTGCCAGCCGTGTCCGATACAGCAGGCCCGCACCTTGCACCAGGAAGCCCGCTCATTGGGATGGCA of the Alistipes senegalensis JC50 genome contains:
- a CDS encoding porin is translated as MKKLPILLLLLAACWSPAAAREPQSRTVQPQTEIITADSTYELIEQLRNMPNIEVGKGITFRPKNKWFELTMRFRMQNLLSLSFDDDFTLTKTDARVKRLRLRFDGYIYSPKLVYSVQLGFTGYDTEVLPNGNMNIVRDAIVYYVPSAKWNIGFGQTKIKANRARINSSSALQFVDRSIVNSEFNLDRDFGFFGEYNLDRKSGFDLSAKGSVTLGEGRNWGSSSNGGMAYTGRLELYPLGRFSAKGDLLEGDFDFEERPRILIAGAYSYNHKASRLKGQRGGIMPSDATRDIGSYFADFILKYRGFAFYTDYMGRTCGEPLFDSDRNAFVYSGQGLNIQASYLFRNKWEVALRNSTLFPEEKVQPLAGYRNWNQTTLGVTRYIIGHSLKVQADMSYNTRSRSADPNYNRWEIRFQLELGL
- the guaA gene encoding glutamine-hydrolyzing GMP synthase, producing MEKILILDFGSQYTQLIARRVRELNVYCEIHPFNKIPALDASVRGVILSGSPYSVRDAQAPNPDLSAFKGKLPLLGVCYGAQFLASAFGGEVQPAPSREYGRAMLSVGDPSDALMRDLPARTQVWMSHGDTITRVPDNYKLIASTEDVRVAAFRIAGEQTWGIQFHPEVYHSTDGTQLLKNFVVGICGCSQSWTSESFVESTVRELREKVGDDKVVLGLSGGVDSSVAAVLLHKAIGKNLYCIFVDSGLLRKNEFEDVLESYKNMGLNVKGVKAGAKFLGDLAGVSDPERKRKIIGRDFVEVFNEEAIQIKDVRWLAQGTIYPDVIESCSVNGPSATIKSHHNVGGLPEKMNLKIVEPLRLLFKDEVRRVGRSLGISEQLIGRHPFPGPGLAIRILGDITPEKVEILQNVDKIYIDSLRAAGLYDKVWQAGAILLPVKSVGVMGDERTYESCVALRAVTSTDGMTADWVHLPYEFLANVSNDIINKVKGVNRVVYDISSKPPATIEWE
- a CDS encoding glycoside hydrolase family 28 protein, which gives rise to MNLKFVTICAAAILATAADCRARTPQPDSSFGDRPFEMPHVPRPAIPDRTVSIADFGGVGDGHALNTAAFADAIDALAALGGGRVDVPEGVWLTGPIVLKDNIELHVGQNAVIVFSDDKSLYPLVETTFEGLNTLRCQSPLSARGVRNVAVTGCGVIDGNGDAWRAVKRDKLNPRQWKELVQSGGVLSDDGKTWYPSESYRFGATSGADQNVSTWAATRADFERMRDFLRPVLVAIHNCENVLLEGVTFQNSPCWNIHPAMCTNLIVNDITVRCPDYAQNSDGIDIESCRNVVLTGSRFDVGDDGICIKSGKDKAGRDRGIPCENILVDNCIVFHGHGGFVVGSEMSGGVRNVRVSNCVFSGTDVGLRFKSTRGRGGVVERIWIEDISMNDILQEPLLFDLFYGGKSASEALAEGPEAEPTDLAPKAVDETTPAFRNIRIRDVRCRGARRAMYFNGLPEMNVEHVTVENTFIYAETGARINESSDVVLRNVQIIPERGPALMLNNVKNLRAEGFVTSEGMERALVVTGSRNRGIAVASAQITGENADLSGSAARYVVIK
- a CDS encoding DUF3795 domain-containing protein, which translates into the protein MNPEIAACGLFCGTCRKFAKGSCPGCHPNERASWCKVRACCIGHGWQSCAECTLMPLESCGKFNNFIARIFGFVFRSDRRGCVERIREVGCEAFAAEMRLAGSFNRPVRKQ
- a CDS encoding putative DNA modification/repair radical SAM protein, with amino-acid sequence MKATVLEKLKVLAESAKYDVSCASSGVTRRSRPGDVGSTAGWGICHSFTADGRCVSLLKIMLTNVCIYDCAYCINRRSNDIPRAAFTPGELTELTIEFFRRNYIEGLFLSSGVVRNPDYTMERMVRVARDLRTVHRFNGYIHLKSIPGASPELVAEAGRYADRMSVNIEIPTERNLRLLAPDKSYESIYRPMSYIQQGVLQSAEERTRFRHAPRFAPAGQSTQMIVGATDESDRDILLLSSSLYARPTMKRVYYSGFIPVNPYDKRLPALDKAPLVRENRLYQADWLMRFYGFRADEIADERTPRLDLEIDPKLAWALRHPEFFPVDVNRADYEMLLRVPGIGVKSARLIVTSRRYRTLTQQSLRQIGVVMKKAQYFILCRELTSGQGVNELRPEQVRRLLTAPQRRRSDKNEGQLTLF
- a CDS encoding 3'-5' exonuclease — its product is MKDFAAIDFETANGKRTSVCSVGVVVVRGGEVTDTFYRLIRPRPNYYSRFTTAIHGLTYEDTAEAPDFAAVWQEIGPRIEGLPLVAHNSPFDEGCLKAVFDLYGMPYPGYTFYCTCRASRRIFGRRLPNHQLHTVSAACGYELENHHHALADAEACARIALKLL
- a CDS encoding DUF4861 family protein gives rise to the protein MKRIFVLLLALGALCTLSARTLKCSYRVTVAGSRPECPVVIRDVPGWARSAVVSSEGSRQIPSQLDERLGELVFVADISGARDFRVVYSSAPDKRVFKSRVHAQMWLKNPDKSLRAADTLSSTQNDMYHKLHHHGPAFESEYAAYRIYFDNKQTIDTYGKKRPRLELAETMWYPSDEQLAAGYGHDNLRVFGSVGVGTLKGWDAGKRKMVHIADFRRREARILAKGPVRTIVEMRVEGWRYGGREIDMTSRYILYAGHSDVQVENLIEGDSEGLVFTTGVMKMAENRVCRQDGIIVAFGQDYPENDTLKWEKERVGLAVAVPQEQAVSQIDDKTSYLFQLVPDARGHIDYVFDTRWRKSEWLEGRSDAECAEELAESVRAARTAAVVSRIR
- a CDS encoding TIGR03915 family putative DNA repair protein; the encoded protein is MLVFRYDKTFDGLLSALFDAYSLHVFPEALIGPGEPEPLFTERVHDVVTDEAHAARVWRGLERRLIARARSMFVYAWHGEQAGGDLLMLRCLRRVFDEGEGVVADQADPDMKALHRLALRVSHERERMKQFVRLQKAADGTYFAAVTPEHDALPLALDYFTDRFADQRWLIYDRKRDYGYYYDGASARRVTLEDDRGMIADKLADEWLAEDERRFQLLWKSYFRALAIPQRTNERLQRRMMPRRYWKHLTEME
- a CDS encoding RNA recognition motif domain-containing protein, whose amino-acid sequence is MNIYVSHLSWGTSSEGLGNLFAQFGEVASANVITDRETGRSRGFGFVEMPDDDQARKAMEQLNGASFEGQTITVNEARPREERPSGGFGGSRGGGYGGGSRGRRF
- a CDS encoding cold-shock protein, whose translation is MAKRITSGKREREKLKQTKRQDKQKKKEERMSAGSRSFEDMLAYVDENGVLHASPQDVGPRAEIDLSEIEVSVPRRMETGAEEPLSGRVEYFTSSKGYGFIKDASDSEKYFFHVTNAPAGIAEGDRVAFELERGTRGMNAVRIAIIDK